The genomic stretch CATAttgaaatgaagaaacgTTAGCCCGATCCACGGAAAAGTGGATATACCCGCCCTTCTGGGTACGCACTAGACTCGATCCTGCAAATTTCTGCAGAGCCCTATCCACCCGAACCAACAAAGAGAACCTTTGAAAGTCTCCGAAAAACATCTCCAACGGGAGAACTGAAAGCCCGTCGGGTGTTCACTCTGCAAATCTGCAATCTATGCGGTGTATTGAGATTTGAAAGTCTCCGAGCGCTCAGGTGGTTAGAATAAACCATCACCACTTCTCGGGCAAGGTAAGTCTAGCCCGGGATTTGAACGTTAGCTAGATCAGATTAAAATTTTTGAAACTAGACTAGATTTAGAAGTTAGCTAGAGTACGAGCTTTGCCTAGAAGGCTCGACTGATTCTTCCTTGGCTATGTTCTTGTGCGTAGACAACGATTCAGGGGAATAATTTAAGATCTTCTGTCTCTGTCCACAAGCCAGCATAGTACTCTAGGTTATCAATGTTATTGGAGTATGAATCAAAAAACCTTGATAATAAAACCAACATCAAAAAGCAGATAGCACGATACATAGCAACGAGAGCAACAATTTGCTTATAAACGAAAGATGAAACAAGTAAACCGATACCCGAAATAAAGCCTTCTCACAGTTGCTGTCTGGCTGTCATAGACATCAAACCCCGAGAACCTCAAGAAATCCAACTAAATGATGTTAAAGGATATAGATACCTCACACATCACTGACTCCCATAATGCTTGATGACTTGAACATGAAGTCCATCCTTCTCAAAGCTCGCTTTAGGCCTCCGGGACTCCTGACCCCATTGAGTTTGTTGATTTTGCATATCAACCAGCAGGCTGTTAGCCTTCATAGTCACTGCCGCCTGTACTTGGTCGGCACTGCGTTTCGTTGGAAGATCGATGCTGACCCGTACTTCGGTGTACGAGTGTCGTGTAAAATCAACCCTCGTTGTACTGTATTTATCGCCAATAAGCTTGAAGTTCGAGAGGGTGAAGCAAACGTCTTCTGGGGTGGGATTCTGCATTGTATTCTGCGCCTGCAGAAATCCTCGGCTCACATATACCTGGATAGTGGCTCGTTGTGAATTTCCATGCTGGGACCATATCACTTGTTGCGCGGCCTCTTCTCCTAGGGAGCTATCGAACTTCATTGGGCCATTGACAAAATGGGCCTGTCGGGGGGATAGACTGTCTGGAGTCACATCGTTGCTAAACGAATGGGCAAAGGAGAGTTGAAGAAGTAGTCCAAAGATGGTCACTTTGAGCAGGCTTTCATGGGCAATCCAGGCCCGTAGGAGGTTTAAAACTATCATGGCTTCGAGGGATTTGGGTGATAGAATGAAACGAGAAGTGTTGCTTTGGATGATGTTTTAAGCGGAATCAAGCCTAATATATCTTATTCCATGGACAACCCCTTTCCTGAGCCGTTTGCTCAGGCATAGCGTAGAGGGACTGTGCGGTTGGCAAAGGTGGGGATTTACCTTTAATCACTAAGATATTAGCGTTTCTCTTGGTTCTCTATATAGCCTGCTGCTGTCGATAAATAATACTActttattattttactttGGGAAACATTCAGGTAAAGCTCGATCGAGCCTGCCCTGTTGTCTAACGGCACCAAAGCTTGTCCTCTATGAAGGAGAGTAACTATTGAGTTATTAAATTAGAAGGCTATAACATTCGAGTAGGTTTGCCCCGGCCGCATCGAAACACAGCAGCTCGAGAGAACATAGACCAAGGATCAAATGCATAAAAAACTAGGACGTCAAGGAATCAATGTTACTCCAATATTGTAGGTTGGTGAAACGAGACCCGAGCACCGGGCACCCTAAGAAAATTTCCCCTCTGGCAGCTGGTAGGCCCAGGGGCCGGGGACCATAGCCGTAGATTACATATTTAGGGCAGTGGTACATCCCAAAGCTTTACGTTCTTTGTTCTGCTGCCTCATTTGATTACTGAGGGGAGCTTTGAAGCTACGGGCTCCCAGCTGTTTGCCCTGCCAAGCTATCCTGTCATTTAATTGATGATGCTCGTGGGCTTTTACGCTGTTTCAGCAACCATTATGCAGCTTACTTACATCTACTACAGAGCATATCTACTACCAACCAAAACAGACCCCTCGATTACAATCCTCTAGAGCTTCCTTTTATAGATATGCAAGCTTAAATGCATTCAAACTAAGTTTGACTTATTCATTCCGTTCATTCCTTCTGGTAGTACAAACCAGTATGTGATACAAAGACCGTCGGGCGTTGGCGGTATTACTATCATTTTTTCCGTCGTCCCCAAAGCTTGAACTGTACTATCACGCATAAAAGATAGTAGAAAATGGTCTATATGATAGAATAATgtaataaatatataatagcTGATAATTCGCTGATAGTTACCTATCTGACTACTGTCCGGTCGGGATGCACGGTTGATAGAATACAAGGCTGGGCAAGTACAGGGAATAATATCAAGCTGTCGCACGCTTAGTATAGGTACATTATCTCTCGATAAGAACTACTATATCTTACCCAGTCTCAGAGTATCTGTCGCGGCTGGAGGAGATATCATTTCGAAAATAATAAGATCAAGAGTTTTATTGAAATATACCTGCTCTCAGTGCACGTTAAAAAAGAAGTGATTCAAGACGAGCAGGACAGAGCACAAAAGTTCATAACATTCTCAAACGTCATACTGTATACATCTTCCGAGCTGCATGCAGGCAAATTATCACCTCACTTGTAATATGGAGACTCTCTCCAAAACCAGATTTTAAATTCTCTTATTTCAAGAATCAAGATAAACTTTTCAAGTGCTCGGGTTGCCCTGTTCTAATCGGTACATTATTTTAAGGAGGACAAGTGATAATACAGTACTTGGGAATGTTGCTGTCACCACCTACATTGAACCCTAATGCCAAGAAACTTATATTCAGCATAGTCTATGAAAACCCCTGAGTCTAGGCcttaataaatatataaactaAACGGGTGTGTATTACCTACCATAGCCAAACACTGCTACCATATCACCTCACGTCAATATTCTCATACCATAGAGTGTCTTCCTTTCTAATCATATCCACCAGCAGTACAAACAATAGCTCCCATCTAGCTAAATCTACGCTCGTGCTCATAGACAATGGTAAATTGACCACCTCCCAGATAACCAAAGCAGCTGGCTACAGCGAGCGAGCAATCGTCAGGATCCGATTTAAACTGCAACTCTTAGCAACAAAAGCTGGGTGATTGGGAGGCCGAAATAGGATTCAGATACCTGAGGCATTGACGATAAGCCAGACACAGAAGCTCCAGAGTCATGTGACACCATCTCCGACTGCCTCAGACCAACCCCCCTCGAGCTGGTAACCCCAGCGCTGACCGGTCGTTGCGCTTGCTACTACCTCTACAGATGTTCGCACGTACTTACGTCAACACCAACGATTTCATAGGCAGGTATGCAGCTTGGTATCAGGCCAATTTCATGTCCGAAAGACATTGATGTCCACATTCCCCCCCCTAAGGACAGATGAGATGAGCCGTGAAACAGAAAGATCCAGCGAGTCGAGTATAACACCTGGTAAGATCCAGTACAAGCTTATTGAATACGTGGAAGACCTGGACAGATACTGCCctggaggatatcatcctctGAAAATCGGGGACAAGCTAGATGACGGCCGCTAGCAACTGGTGGACAAGCTTGGGTACGGAGGATACTCGACTATATGGCTTGCCCGTGAACTACGAAGAGCCAGATATGTGGCAGTGAAGCCTGTTACTGCCGATACCAGTGCTTACACGCCTGGGGCAGGTCTTCTATATTCTCTTGGGGACTCGCCAGTTAGactgggaaaagaaattattcCACCCCTCATCGACGAATTCTGGGTTGCCGGTCCCAATGGGAAGCATAAATGTATCGTCACTCCGCCGGCACGGATGGGCTTGTTCGATGCTAAAGAGGCTTCGACTTTCGGGCTTTTTCGGCCCAAGGTCGCACAGTCAATTACCGCTCAGCTCAGCTCATTCGTGGGGCGGCATTCCTTCACAGTGAAAGTATTGTTCATAGCGGTATGTTATGCTTATGGATGGCTCTGGCCGAGTTGCCTAGCTAACACCATTTGCAAGACCTCCATCTTGGCAACATCCTAGTCCAGTTTCCTGATGCAATTGACCGTCTTTCCACGTCAGAGCTATATAAGCTTTTCGGAGAGCCAGAGTCAGGGGCCATATTCGTCGTGATGACAAGCCATTGTCAAATGGCGTATCGGCGCATGTATTCATACCCGGCTGGTTTGGCGTTCCTAGCGATGATCTTGTCtttggagaggagaagatcatcctCAGCGACTTTGGAGAATCCTTCAACCCACACAAAACACCCAGGTTCTCCTCGAAgacccttcctctcctccagcAACCAGAGGCCATATTCTCTGACGAGCCGCTCTCCTTTGCCTCGGACATTTGGACACTTGCTTGTACCATTTGGGAGATTTCTGGTCAGCGGCCTTTGTTTGAGGCATCTTGGCCAACTGCAGACCGTGTCACCGCAGAGCAAGTCGAAGTCCTTGGTATCTTACCTCCCGAGTGGTGGGGGAAGTGGAGCAGACGACTGGAGTGGTTCAATGAAAAGGGCGAATTGAGGCCAGAGACGTCTAGGAGCCATGATAGCATACGCAGGACCTGGGACCAGAGGTTTGGTTACTGTATACAGCAGCCCCGGGCTGAGGCAGGTCTGGAGAAAATGacggagaaagagaagagtGCGTTTGAGGATATGCTTCGGTCCATGCTGACCTTCCGGCCGGAGGAAAGAGCAACGGCACAAGAGGTATTGCACTCAGATTGGATGAAAGGCTGGGGAGAACCGgctctggaagagctggGGTACGTTTAATAAAATGataaagagaaaaaaaaaaagattacAATAAACTTAGCATATGACTCTAGGACAAATCTAAATATATAACAATTGATAAAaaaacaagagagagagagagaattACGATTACCCTTCAGTGTCATTCCTCTTCAAGAGTGTTGGTCCGGAAGTACTTTACTGTAAGCACATTGCTCACAAAATAAGGCAACTATTTCCTCTAACAATGCTTGATAAAACgacatccagctcatctCCCATTTATGAGATAGGAGGATGCAGTGCAACCCGAGGACTCTTTAACAGCTACGCTCCAAACTGGGAATTAGGGTTTAACATGAAGTTCTATCCACTAATTGATTCGATTGCTGGAATGTTTAACAGGGCCTATGACCATTATATTCGGCGACGCTTGGACAGTGCAATGCTTTCATACTTACAAGACTAAAACATTGCTGAAATGACTACATAGGTCAGTGGAATACATGAGCAGGATACATCAATATCCTCGGTGGAATACCTTCATGTCTTGCCTTCGACGAAAGCGTTTATTCATCTACCAAGTCCAAGAGGACGATGGATTGCCATATATGATGTAGAGAGCATCGATTACATCGACTTAACTTTACTATATTATTAAGTCATTGGAGTGCATGCGGAACCCTTATTGCTTAATAaggatttcctcttgaagGACATGATTCAAttatctcttccttcaacggctttctctttcaccAAGGTTTACCTAGAGTCGTCATTGATATGATAGCACTGTCAAGCCCCCACAGGGCGGCCGTAATTTGGGTTCCATTCGCCTATCGTGGGGTTTGCTATCCACATCCCATCGCCGCAAACAGAGAGGACAACCGTGGTTCTGGAACCCGAGCCGTCATGACGTTGCGCCGGAATGTTGTACTCGAGCTAGAACCGGTTGAACCATTGCTTAAAACCTTATAGGATCATGATATTGGCAGACTGTGTCATAGACAGCGAAAGCTGTTAGTCTGGGTCTATATAAATCGGGCTGTTTGCCCATGGATCCCAATCAATCCCAAAACCCGACACTCTAGCGAAGTGCAGGTTCTGAGTATCTCAATACTG from Aspergillus oryzae RIB40 DNA, chromosome 1 encodes the following:
- a CDS encoding uncharacterized protein (predicted protein), which encodes MIVLNLLRAWIAHESLLKVTIFGLLLQLSFAHSFSNDVTPDSLSPRQAHFVNGPMKFDSSLGEEAAQQVIWSQHGNSQRATIQVYVSRGFLQAQNTMQNPTPEDVCFTLSNFKLIGDKYSTTRVDFTRHSYTEVRVSIDLPTKRSADQVQAAVTMKANSLLVDMQNQQTQWGQESRRPKASFEKDGLHVQVIKHYGSQ
- a CDS encoding uncharacterized protein (predicted protein); this translates as MVQASVQMSEAKESGSSENMASGCWRRGRVFEENLGVLCGLKDSPKSLRMIFSSPKTRSSLGTPNQPGMNTCADTPFDNGLSSRRIWPLTLALRKAYIALTWKDGQLHQETGLGCCQDGGLANGECRPTNELS